The proteins below come from a single Parageobacillus thermoglucosidasius genomic window:
- a CDS encoding aspartyl-phosphate phosphatase Spo0E family protein: MSSTIKRLMVNTMVNVLIEEKRQQMIELALTHGFTAKETIQCSQELDELINRYLRETALIDHSSSPFPQ, translated from the coding sequence ATGTCCTCTACCATAAAAAGATTGATGGTGAATACAATGGTCAATGTTTTAATCGAGGAAAAGCGACAACAGATGATCGAATTGGCATTGACGCACGGATTTACCGCTAAAGAAACGATTCAATGCAGCCAAGAATTGGACGAACTGATTAATCGGTATTTGCGGGAAACAGCGCTGATCGATCACTCTTCCTCCCCCTTCCCTCAGTAA
- a CDS encoding fumarylacetoacetate hydrolase family protein, with protein MRFVTAQRGNEIFVGAMEQEEKVVHLCRAEQAMRQQATIPSSLLECIGLGDEFLHNVKEIVAWAKENPSAQYVYSLRDVRLLAPIPRPAKNIFCVGKNYVDHAIELGGKSDIPQHLIVFSKVPTTVIGHEETVLRHANVTDELDYEGELAVVIGKRGKAIRKEEALDYVFGYTIINDVTARDLQERHQQYLLGKSLDTFCPMGPWIVHKSLIENPNKLQIETKVNGEIRQKASTEQFIFNVETIIETISRGITLEPGDIIATGTPAGVGKGMKPPRFLQTGDVVEITVKGIGTLRNKIGE; from the coding sequence ATGAGATTTGTGACAGCGCAGCGCGGCAACGAAATATTTGTCGGAGCAATGGAGCAAGAGGAGAAAGTTGTCCATTTATGTCGTGCCGAACAGGCGATGCGCCAACAAGCAACGATTCCTTCGTCATTATTAGAATGCATCGGATTAGGGGATGAGTTTCTTCATAATGTGAAGGAAATTGTTGCATGGGCGAAAGAAAACCCGTCTGCGCAATATGTATATTCTTTGCGTGACGTTCGGTTGCTTGCGCCGATTCCACGTCCAGCGAAAAATATTTTTTGCGTTGGAAAAAATTATGTCGATCACGCCATTGAATTAGGAGGAAAGTCGGATATCCCGCAGCATCTCATTGTATTTTCGAAAGTGCCGACAACCGTCATCGGACATGAGGAAACGGTGTTGCGCCACGCCAATGTGACGGACGAATTGGATTACGAAGGAGAACTGGCGGTGGTGATCGGCAAGCGCGGAAAGGCGATCCGCAAAGAAGAAGCGCTTGATTACGTATTTGGTTACACGATTATCAATGACGTGACAGCAAGGGATTTGCAGGAACGGCATCAACAATATTTGCTCGGAAAAAGTTTAGATACGTTCTGTCCGATGGGGCCATGGATCGTCCATAAATCACTCATTGAAAATCCAAATAAGCTGCAAATTGAGACGAAAGTAAATGGGGAAATAAGACAAAAAGCAAGTACAGAACAATTTATTTTTAATGTCGAGACAATTATTGAAACGATTTCTCGCGGAATTACGCTAGAACCGGGGGATATTATCGCAACTGGAACGCCGGCGGGAGTCGGAAAAGGAATGAAACCGCCGCGCTTTTTGCAAACAGGCGATGTTGTTGAAATTACCGTGAAAGGAATCGGGACGTTAAGAAATAAAATCGGGGAATAA
- a CDS encoding ornithine--oxo-acid transaminase has product MSKTVEMIRLTEQYGANNYYPLPVVLTKGERVWVEDIEGNRYIDMLSAYSAVNQGHRHPKIIQALKEQADRLTLTSRAFHNDQLGPWYEKVAKLTGKDMVLPMNTGAEAVETALKAARRWAYDVKGVEKDKAEIIVCENNFHGRTMAAVSMSSNEEYQRGFGPMLPGIKVIPYGDINALKKAITKNTAAFIFEPIQGEAGVRIPPQGFLQEAHDVCKANNVLYIADEIQSGLGRSGKMFACDWENIIPDMYILGKALGGGVFPISCVAANRDILGVFNPGSHGSTFGGNPLACAVSSAAIDVMIEEKLAERSLELGSYFIQKLREIQHPDIKEVRGRGLFIGMELHTSARPYCEKLQQEGLLCKETHDTVIRFAPPLVITKEELDWAIEKVKKVFAQS; this is encoded by the coding sequence ATGAGTAAAACAGTGGAAATGATCCGTTTAACAGAGCAATACGGTGCCAACAACTACTATCCTCTTCCTGTTGTTCTCACCAAAGGAGAAAGAGTCTGGGTGGAAGACATAGAAGGAAATCGCTATATTGATATGTTAAGCGCTTACTCGGCGGTCAACCAAGGGCATCGCCATCCGAAAATTATTCAAGCGCTTAAAGAGCAAGCGGATCGCCTCACGCTAACTTCGCGTGCGTTCCATAACGATCAGCTAGGCCCTTGGTATGAAAAAGTCGCGAAACTGACAGGGAAAGATATGGTTTTGCCGATGAACACAGGCGCAGAAGCGGTAGAAACCGCTTTAAAAGCGGCGCGGCGCTGGGCGTACGACGTTAAAGGAGTCGAAAAAGATAAAGCGGAAATTATCGTTTGCGAAAATAACTTCCATGGCCGGACAATGGCAGCGGTATCGATGTCCTCAAACGAGGAATATCAACGCGGTTTCGGGCCGATGCTGCCGGGCATAAAAGTGATTCCATACGGCGATATAAACGCACTGAAGAAAGCGATTACAAAAAACACCGCCGCATTTATTTTTGAACCAATCCAAGGGGAAGCGGGCGTGCGCATTCCGCCGCAAGGCTTTTTGCAAGAAGCGCACGATGTATGTAAAGCAAACAACGTTCTTTACATTGCCGATGAGATTCAATCTGGTCTCGGCCGCTCCGGAAAAATGTTTGCTTGCGACTGGGAAAACATCATTCCAGATATGTACATCCTTGGAAAAGCGCTTGGAGGAGGTGTGTTTCCTATCTCTTGCGTAGCAGCCAACCGCGATATTCTCGGCGTGTTTAATCCTGGTTCGCACGGCTCGACATTCGGCGGAAATCCGCTGGCATGCGCAGTATCGAGCGCAGCCATTGACGTAATGATAGAAGAAAAATTAGCGGAGCGCTCGTTGGAATTGGGAAGCTACTTCATCCAAAAATTGCGGGAAATCCAACATCCAGACATTAAAGAAGTGCGGGGAAGAGGATTGTTTATCGGTATGGAACTTCATACTTCTGCCCGCCCATATTGCGAAAAATTGCAGCAAGAAGGGCTGTTGTGCAAAGAAACGCACGATACCGTCATCCGCTTTGCACCGCCGCTCGTCATAACAAAAGAAGAACTCGATTGGGCGATAGAAAAAGTGAAAAAAGTGTTTGCCCAATCATAA
- a CDS encoding YisL family protein → MTHAHITSWLITIVLFFVAVSLLRSGSSKAKIVQMVLRLFYILTIITGLLLLHSIASISILYIVKTIAGLWLIGAMEMVLISMKKEKSAKAAWIQWIIAFALALFLGLSLPLGFDVF, encoded by the coding sequence ATGACACACGCGCATATAACAAGTTGGCTGATCACGATTGTATTATTTTTCGTCGCCGTTTCATTACTGCGTTCAGGATCTTCTAAAGCAAAAATCGTGCAAATGGTGCTCCGGCTGTTTTACATCTTGACGATTATAACCGGTCTTCTTTTGTTACATAGCATCGCTTCCATTTCCATATTGTATATTGTCAAGACGATTGCCGGCTTATGGCTGATCGGAGCGATGGAAATGGTTTTAATCAGCATGAAAAAAGAAAAAAGCGCAAAAGCTGCGTGGATTCAATGGATCATTGCGTTTGCGCTCGCGCTATTTTTAGGATTATCGCTACCGCTGGGATTTGATGTTTTTTGA
- a CDS encoding EAL domain-containing protein → MNVYRLYCHDAEQLHDFITQHHLTQYEHIFVQIAAHKTGQSELGKIIELLRRCLPQAQLLGMTCGDPFHPGGRFNICFTVFEKVSVHSVLLPYKEFANELELAAYISDALITEETNLLLLFTDQESNFHSLIRHIPLVNDQTVIIAGRMKEGGRLFSHEGIVADGIVAISFNGSSLRVQLSHPFLWEPVGATFRVTKCSGNKLYELDGKKAARLLEHYLGKEFIERLPFSGAEFPFVVEKNGHKQCLSVAKANKDGSIEINGRVDPGEMVKISFVPLPSLFWHMSDKLTKLAKKPAEAIFFYQSMAMEGYVSLALQQITATLEQISPTFTPFSFAELVTKDRYAPMHPATFSMVALSEKNRHRAGSGASVSLPIPKSLQGVMTLAHLLSATSREMERLHVCGQISQSLFEHNTDIVYSTDLHGNLTNVNPAFEKVLGYKREEVLHTNALKYIHPNDVRRVSMHFYRALRGKIQYYNLEIPTKSGKPLLFQIKNVPIVVDGKKVGIYGIGRDITEQKKAEEKISYLAYYDPDTHLPNRTKFMEIITEQLEKAKRKNRKLAVVFIDLDRFKRINDSIGHYAGDEILKQVVQRILHVLPIEAHLGRFHGDKFCLLLTGQIHSEKVFETATRIAKEMTKPIVYDGKEFFITASIGISFYPSDGVDAHSLLKNADIAVSRAKRSGGNRVQFYSAKMNDETLHRLEMERYLRKALEKRELFLCYQPIVDITTGKIVGNEALIRWRHPKLGLVRPDEFISLAEETGLIHEIGRWVLETACKQTKKWQALGNQQLSIFVNVSAAQFQHESFINDVKRALAQSQLSPDCLHLELTENSMLRNLHHSIQVMKELQRIGVGIAIDDFGSGYASFSYLKNLPANILKIDRSFIKQIHTNSSDIAIVKAMITMGHGLGMKIVAEGVETDEHLQLLKMLRCHYVQGYALYRPATAEELSAHITVGKP, encoded by the coding sequence ATGAACGTATACCGTCTTTATTGTCATGATGCAGAACAATTGCATGATTTTATCACACAACACCACCTTACCCAATATGAACATATTTTTGTACAGATAGCGGCGCATAAAACAGGGCAGTCTGAGCTTGGCAAAATAATCGAATTGCTTCGCCGCTGTCTTCCGCAGGCGCAGCTGCTTGGCATGACATGCGGCGATCCTTTCCATCCCGGCGGCCGGTTTAACATCTGTTTTACGGTATTTGAAAAAGTCAGCGTTCACTCTGTGCTGCTGCCATATAAGGAGTTTGCCAATGAACTGGAGCTTGCGGCATATATTTCGGATGCGCTGATAACCGAAGAAACGAATCTTCTTCTTTTATTTACCGATCAAGAAAGCAATTTTCATTCACTTATTCGCCATATCCCGTTAGTAAACGATCAAACTGTTATTATTGCAGGACGGATGAAGGAAGGAGGGCGTTTGTTTTCACATGAAGGGATTGTCGCTGACGGCATAGTTGCGATTAGTTTTAACGGTTCTTCTTTGCGTGTTCAACTATCACACCCGTTTTTATGGGAGCCGGTTGGCGCCACTTTTCGGGTCACGAAATGTAGCGGGAACAAATTATACGAGCTGGATGGAAAAAAAGCGGCAAGATTGTTGGAACATTATTTAGGGAAGGAATTTATCGAGCGCTTGCCGTTTTCCGGTGCGGAGTTTCCGTTCGTTGTGGAGAAAAACGGGCATAAACAATGTTTATCTGTTGCAAAAGCAAATAAGGATGGTTCGATTGAAATAAACGGCCGCGTCGATCCTGGCGAGATGGTTAAGATTAGTTTCGTTCCTTTGCCGTCGCTATTTTGGCATATGTCTGATAAGTTAACGAAATTGGCGAAAAAACCAGCGGAAGCGATTTTTTTCTATCAGAGTATGGCCATGGAAGGTTATGTATCTCTCGCGCTGCAGCAAATCACTGCAACACTGGAACAAATTTCCCCAACGTTTACGCCGTTTTCTTTTGCCGAACTAGTAACAAAAGATAGATATGCTCCTATGCATCCAGCAACGTTTAGCATGGTCGCGTTATCGGAAAAAAATCGCCACAGAGCCGGCAGCGGAGCTTCCGTTTCTTTGCCGATCCCAAAATCTTTGCAAGGAGTGATGACGCTTGCGCATTTACTGTCCGCCACTTCCCGGGAAATGGAGCGGCTGCACGTTTGCGGGCAAATATCGCAATCGCTTTTTGAGCATAATACAGACATTGTGTATTCTACCGATTTGCATGGCAATTTAACGAACGTGAATCCCGCGTTTGAGAAAGTTCTTGGCTACAAAAGAGAGGAAGTATTGCATACGAACGCTTTAAAATACATCCATCCGAATGATGTGCGCCGCGTCAGCATGCATTTTTATCGGGCGCTGCGCGGAAAAATCCAATATTATAATTTAGAAATACCGACAAAATCGGGGAAACCATTATTGTTCCAAATTAAGAACGTTCCGATTGTTGTCGATGGAAAAAAAGTGGGGATTTATGGGATTGGCAGGGATATTACCGAACAGAAAAAAGCGGAAGAAAAAATTTCATATTTGGCGTATTATGACCCTGATACCCATCTGCCAAACCGGACGAAGTTTATGGAAATCATCACCGAACAATTGGAGAAGGCAAAACGAAAAAACCGGAAGCTGGCGGTTGTTTTCATCGATTTAGATCGTTTTAAGCGCATTAATGACAGCATAGGGCATTATGCGGGAGATGAAATTTTAAAACAGGTCGTCCAGCGCATTCTCCATGTTTTGCCAATTGAAGCGCATTTAGGAAGGTTTCATGGGGATAAGTTTTGTTTGCTTTTAACGGGGCAAATCCATTCAGAAAAGGTGTTTGAAACAGCAACTCGCATTGCCAAAGAAATGACGAAACCGATTGTGTATGACGGAAAAGAATTTTTTATTACAGCAAGCATTGGAATCAGTTTTTATCCAAGCGATGGAGTCGATGCACATTCGCTGTTGAAAAACGCGGATATCGCTGTCAGCAGGGCAAAGCGGAGCGGAGGAAACCGCGTCCAGTTTTATTCTGCGAAAATGAACGATGAAACGCTGCATCGTTTAGAAATGGAAAGATATTTGCGAAAGGCGCTGGAAAAACGAGAACTTTTTCTATGCTACCAGCCGATTGTCGATATAACGACAGGAAAAATTGTCGGCAACGAAGCTTTGATTCGCTGGCGCCATCCTAAGCTTGGACTTGTGAGGCCGGATGAATTTATTTCGCTGGCAGAAGAAACAGGTCTTATTCATGAAATTGGAAGATGGGTATTGGAAACAGCATGTAAGCAAACGAAAAAATGGCAAGCATTAGGCAATCAACAACTTTCGATATTTGTCAACGTATCAGCGGCACAATTTCAGCACGAAAGTTTTATTAATGATGTTAAACGGGCGTTGGCGCAATCACAGCTCTCTCCGGATTGTTTACACTTAGAATTAACAGAAAATTCTATGCTTCGCAATCTTCATCACAGCATTCAAGTAATGAAAGAATTGCAGCGGATCGGCGTCGGTATTGCCATTGATGATTTTGGCAGCGGATACGCTTCGTTTAGTTACTTAAAAAATTTACCGGCAAACATATTGAAAATCGATCGCTCATTTATTAAGCAGATCCATACGAATTCTTCCGATATTGCGATTGTTAAGGCGATGATTACGATGGGGCATGGATTAGGGATGAAAATAGTGGCTGAAGGGGTTGAAACGGACGAGCACCTTCAATTGTTAAAAATGCTCCGGTGCCATTATGTGCAAGGATACGCGTTATATCGGCCGGCAACTGCGGAAGAGTTGTCAGCGCATATAACGGTCGGCAAGCCTTAA
- a CDS encoding DUF2777 domain-containing protein: MDMERRLPFINEQKRAYTQGTVEFANDEWIFFDEEDEEASLLEEMTEGSIEVFRHGDWMCGQLQQGGIIDTGIGSFPLQNGDRVRFRKRLPYAYQQWLESLSDKTFFHFVQWLNEHGFSLYDCLYCYNGLLFEKYAGVNFIIYDNTELVSNVQHYYERGNTCRDRFEITFNTGKRFVCAQSG, encoded by the coding sequence TTGGATATGGAACGTCGCCTTCCATTCATCAATGAACAAAAACGCGCTTACACGCAAGGAACAGTTGAATTTGCCAACGACGAATGGATCTTTTTTGATGAAGAAGATGAGGAAGCGTCGTTGCTTGAGGAGATGACAGAAGGGAGTATCGAGGTTTTCCGCCACGGCGATTGGATGTGCGGGCAACTTCAACAAGGCGGAATCATCGATACAGGCATCGGCTCTTTTCCTTTGCAAAACGGTGATCGCGTCCGGTTTCGCAAGCGGCTTCCGTACGCTTATCAGCAATGGCTCGAATCGCTTTCCGACAAAACGTTTTTTCATTTTGTGCAATGGTTAAATGAACACGGCTTTTCTTTATATGATTGCTTATATTGCTATAATGGCTTATTATTTGAAAAATACGCAGGCGTTAACTTTATCATTTACGATAACACCGAACTTGTCAGCAATGTCCAACATTACTATGAACGCGGAAACACATGCAGAGACCGCTTTGAAATCACATTTAACACCGGAAAACGGTTTGTTTGCGCGCAATCCGGATAG
- the asnB gene encoding asparagine synthase (glutamine-hydrolyzing) produces MCGITGWVDFQRDLRTEKETIVKMTETLAKRGPDDTNVWFSEHAAFGHKRLIVVDPAGGKQPMTRIKNGYHYTVCYNGELYNTEDIRKELLKKGYTFRGHSDTEVLLTAYMEWKERCVDYLNGIFAFAIWDEQRGQLFLARDRLGVKPLFYRHDHASILFGSELKAILAHPDVKAEVDGEGLAEVFGLGPSRTPGHGVFRGMKELRPAHALTFSREGIRVWRYWNVQSDVHRDSLDETVEKLRFLLIDAVTRQLVSDVPVCTFLSGGIDSSSITAIAATVFAKEGKGQLHTYSIDYEGNDQYFQANDFQPNADTPFIELISETFQTVHHHCVISQEALFDHLREAVVVRDIPGMTDVDSSLLWFCRQIRKDFVVSLSGECADEIFGGYPWFHRPDDLERRGFPWMRSTEARIDLLKEEWKKKLRLDEYVQTRFRKTIAEVPRLEGESAEDAKRRELFYLNMIWFMTTLLDRKDRMSMGASLEVRVPFADHRLVEYVWNIPWEMKMYGNREKGILRKALEGILPEEVLYRKKSPYPKTHHPLYTKLVKNWVKELLHDRSSILYEFFDTKKLEELVETEGKSFQAPWFGQLMTGPQLLAYLGQVHVWFQQYGITIKE; encoded by the coding sequence ATGTGTGGTATCACCGGTTGGGTTGATTTTCAGCGCGATTTGCGGACAGAAAAAGAGACGATCGTTAAAATGACAGAAACGTTGGCGAAACGCGGACCTGACGACACGAATGTTTGGTTTAGCGAGCATGCCGCATTTGGGCATAAGCGCCTTATTGTGGTTGACCCAGCAGGTGGCAAACAGCCGATGACAAGAATAAAAAACGGGTATCATTATACCGTTTGTTATAACGGAGAACTGTACAATACGGAAGATATTCGCAAAGAATTGTTAAAAAAAGGATATACGTTCCGGGGGCATTCGGATACGGAAGTATTGTTAACCGCTTATATGGAGTGGAAAGAACGCTGCGTCGACTATTTGAACGGAATTTTCGCTTTTGCGATTTGGGACGAACAACGCGGACAGCTGTTTTTAGCGCGAGACCGGCTCGGCGTAAAACCGCTTTTTTACCGGCATGACCATGCCAGCATTTTATTTGGTTCGGAACTAAAGGCAATTTTGGCGCATCCGGATGTTAAAGCGGAAGTGGATGGGGAAGGGTTGGCGGAAGTATTCGGATTGGGCCCGTCACGGACGCCCGGGCACGGAGTGTTTCGTGGAATGAAAGAATTGCGCCCGGCGCACGCGTTAACGTTTTCCCGCGAAGGGATAAGAGTATGGCGCTACTGGAATGTGCAAAGCGATGTGCATAGAGACTCGCTGGATGAGACGGTGGAAAAATTGCGTTTTCTTCTTATTGATGCTGTTACGCGCCAGCTTGTTTCCGATGTGCCTGTCTGCACTTTTTTATCCGGCGGGATTGATTCGAGTTCCATTACCGCCATTGCCGCAACGGTGTTTGCGAAAGAAGGAAAAGGACAGCTTCATACGTATTCTATTGATTACGAAGGAAACGACCAATATTTCCAAGCCAATGATTTTCAACCAAATGCGGACACTCCTTTTATTGAACTCATCTCGGAAACGTTTCAAACCGTCCATCACCATTGTGTTATTAGTCAAGAAGCTCTGTTTGACCATTTGCGGGAGGCAGTGGTTGTTCGGGATATCCCCGGCATGACGGATGTTGACTCTTCTTTGTTATGGTTTTGCAGACAAATCCGCAAAGATTTTGTTGTTAGTTTATCCGGAGAATGTGCCGATGAAATTTTTGGCGGCTATCCTTGGTTTCACCGTCCTGACGATTTAGAAAGAAGGGGATTTCCATGGATGCGGTCGACGGAAGCGCGGATTGATTTGTTAAAAGAGGAATGGAAAAAGAAACTGCGGCTCGATGAATATGTGCAAACGCGCTTTCGCAAGACGATTGCCGAAGTTCCAAGGCTGGAAGGAGAAAGCGCGGAAGATGCCAAACGGCGCGAATTATTTTATTTGAATATGATTTGGTTTATGACGACGCTTTTGGATCGAAAAGACCGCATGAGCATGGGCGCAAGTTTGGAAGTCCGCGTGCCGTTCGCCGATCATCGGCTAGTCGAATATGTGTGGAACATTCCGTGGGAAATGAAAATGTATGGCAACCGTGAAAAAGGCATTTTACGCAAGGCACTTGAGGGGATTTTGCCAGAAGAAGTGCTCTATCGCAAAAAAAGCCCTTATCCGAAAACACACCATCCGCTTTATACAAAGTTAGTAAAAAATTGGGTAAAAGAATTACTACATGATCGTTCGTCGATTCTTTACGAATTTTTCGATACTAAAAAATTGGAAGAATTAGTAGAAACAGAAGGTAAATCGTTCCAAGCGCCTTGGTTCGGGCAGTTAATGACAGGGCCGCAGCTGTTGGCGTATCTCGGCCAAGTGCACGTATGGTTCCAACAATACGGCATTACGATAAAGGAATAG
- a CDS encoding MATE family efflux transporter: MNTDQKKPSLFSLTWPIFIETLLYMVMGNADTLMLSQYSDDSVAAVGVANQIISLIIVMFNFVTLATTVLVAQYLGAGRKQNAVEVSLVSIIINFLFGLVLSGILFFFGKPILYTMKLSSRLLAEANDYLMIVGGFLFIQALIMTIGAILKSYGFTRETMYVTIGMNILNVIGNFLFIFGPFGFPILGVKGVAISTTVSRLIGLTVIFALLLKRTKIPFSLSVLRSLPFYYVRDLLKIGIPAAGEHLSYDAAQMLITYFITWLGTEALTTRVYTQNIMMFVFLFGIAISQGTQILVGHFVGARRYAEAYTRCLKSLRSAIIISILMASFSYMFAEQLFSLFTSDKQIISTGKTLLLLTIILEPGRSFNLVIISSLRAAGDVQFPVYMGILSMWGVGVTISYFFGIVMELGLIGVWLSFIADEWLRGLLMLWRWRSKAWIKKSFIPHIEPA, encoded by the coding sequence ATGAACACCGATCAAAAAAAGCCTTCCTTGTTTTCACTGACATGGCCGATTTTTATTGAAACACTGCTATACATGGTGATGGGCAATGCCGACACATTGATGCTAAGCCAATATTCCGATGATTCTGTCGCCGCTGTCGGCGTAGCGAATCAAATCATTTCTCTCATTATTGTCATGTTTAATTTCGTCACCTTGGCGACTACCGTTTTAGTAGCGCAATATTTAGGGGCGGGAAGAAAGCAAAACGCCGTGGAAGTTTCGCTTGTTTCTATCATCATTAACTTCTTATTTGGTCTTGTGCTCAGCGGTATATTGTTCTTTTTCGGAAAGCCAATTTTATATACGATGAAGCTATCAAGTCGTTTGCTTGCAGAGGCGAACGACTATTTAATGATCGTCGGCGGATTTTTATTTATCCAAGCGCTCATCATGACCATTGGGGCAATATTAAAAAGCTACGGCTTTACCCGCGAAACGATGTATGTAACGATTGGTATGAACATACTAAATGTGATTGGCAACTTCTTATTTATTTTTGGACCATTCGGTTTTCCAATATTAGGAGTAAAAGGGGTCGCCATTTCAACCACGGTGAGCCGTCTCATCGGATTGACTGTTATTTTTGCTTTATTGCTGAAACGGACAAAAATACCATTTTCATTATCCGTCCTTCGTTCTTTACCATTTTATTACGTTCGGGATTTGTTAAAAATCGGGATTCCAGCCGCTGGAGAACACTTGTCGTACGATGCGGCGCAAATGCTTATTACATATTTTATTACTTGGCTTGGGACAGAAGCGTTAACAACGAGAGTATATACGCAAAATATTATGATGTTTGTGTTTTTATTTGGCATTGCAATTAGCCAAGGCACACAAATTCTTGTCGGTCATTTCGTCGGAGCAAGACGATATGCAGAAGCGTATACGCGCTGTTTAAAAAGTTTGCGTAGCGCGATTATCATCTCGATTCTGATGGCTTCGTTCAGCTACATGTTTGCTGAACAGTTGTTTTCCTTATTTACAAGCGATAAGCAAATTATTAGTACCGGTAAAACGCTGCTTTTATTAACGATCATATTGGAACCCGGTCGCTCCTTTAATCTTGTCATTATCAGTTCATTGCGGGCCGCTGGGGATGTCCAGTTTCCAGTATATATGGGGATATTGTCGATGTGGGGTGTCGGTGTGACCATTTCCTACTTTTTTGGCATTGTGATGGAATTAGGATTGATTGGCGTATGGCTTTCGTTTATCGCCGATGAATGGTTGCGCGGATTATTGATGTTATGGCGTTGGCGTTCAAAAGCATGGATAAAAAAATCATTTATTCCACATATCGAACCCGCCTAA
- a CDS encoding helix-turn-helix transcriptional regulator, protein MEYIAFSFPPFPVFIKGAESVFTKGQKHFRRTFSVFDLLYVKKGCLYMTEETNEFAVKEGEYLILIPEREHYGHRPCTEDTQLVWLHFAIEGEYDIVQKQSLSWQNVIEREATYVEPVQYRFWIRQYAKVKQRERIEQLLQQLVELNEERDPDRSLKQLLYFVEFLWQLQKQELHIPSASEKVCAEAVAYIERHYAEPITIQQLAQSLRFHPDYITRCMQKTIGMSFVQYLNYYRLSKAKKWMAETNETIEAIAKRVGIEDGAYFSRLFKKMEGVTPTEYRRTVHRA, encoded by the coding sequence ATGGAATACATTGCGTTTTCTTTTCCGCCGTTTCCGGTTTTTATTAAAGGGGCAGAAAGCGTATTTACAAAGGGGCAAAAACATTTTCGACGAACGTTTTCTGTGTTTGATTTGTTGTATGTCAAAAAAGGGTGTCTATATATGACGGAGGAAACCAATGAGTTTGCTGTAAAAGAAGGGGAATATCTTATTCTTATTCCAGAAAGAGAGCATTACGGGCATCGTCCTTGCACGGAAGACACGCAATTAGTTTGGCTCCATTTTGCGATCGAGGGAGAATATGACATCGTTCAAAAACAATCGTTAAGTTGGCAAAACGTCATTGAGAGAGAAGCAACATATGTCGAGCCGGTCCAATATCGCTTTTGGATACGCCAATACGCCAAAGTAAAGCAAAGGGAGCGCATCGAACAATTGCTTCAACAATTAGTTGAACTGAATGAGGAAAGAGATCCGGATCGTTCATTAAAGCAATTACTCTATTTTGTCGAATTTCTTTGGCAATTGCAGAAACAAGAACTGCATATTCCAAGCGCTTCTGAGAAAGTGTGCGCCGAAGCGGTTGCCTACATTGAACGGCATTATGCGGAACCAATTACGATTCAGCAGCTCGCCCAATCGTTGCGATTTCACCCTGACTACATTACCCGTTGCATGCAAAAAACAATTGGTATGAGTTTTGTACAATATTTGAATTATTACCGCTTGTCAAAAGCAAAAAAATGGATGGCAGAAACGAATGAAACGATTGAAGCAATTGCCAAACGGGTGGGAATTGAGGATGGTGCTTATTTTTCGAGGCTTTTCAAAAAGATGGAAGGAGTGACGCCGACGGAGTATCGGCGGACAGTGCATCGGGCGTAG